A genomic segment from Kyrpidia tusciae DSM 2912 encodes:
- a CDS encoding IS110 family RNA-guided transposase yields the protein MDVVYDRCCGLDVHKKMVVACVLTPETKEIRTFSTMTDDLLEMVDWLGKHGCTHVAMESTASFWKPIYNLLESAEFNVLVVNAKHMKNVPGRKTDVKDAEWIAGLLRHGLLQASYIPNREQRELRELIRYRRSLIEERAREVNRIQKVLEGANIKLSSVASDTLGKSGRAILEAMIDGEKNPEVLSELAKGRMKTKKPELQKALNGLMGEHQRMMLAAQLRHIDYLDEEIARLDEEVKRRMLPFEEDLELIDTIPGVGRRTAEQILAEIGTDMAQFPSAAHLCSWAGLAPGNNESAGKRKSGKTRKGNQKLRAALVEAARAAARTKNTYLSTQYHRIAARRGKNRAAVAVAHSILTIVYHMLQRRHPYIELGPTYYEERRKDAVIKQAIRKLQSLGMEVSVKPVA from the coding sequence ATGGATGTCGTGTACGACCGTTGCTGCGGCCTCGATGTTCACAAGAAGATGGTTGTTGCTTGTGTGCTGACGCCCGAAACCAAAGAGATTCGTACCTTTTCTACGATGACCGACGATCTTTTGGAGATGGTCGATTGGCTCGGGAAGCACGGATGTACCCATGTTGCAATGGAAAGCACCGCTTCGTTCTGGAAGCCGATCTATAACCTTCTGGAATCAGCGGAGTTCAACGTGCTCGTGGTGAATGCCAAGCATATGAAGAATGTTCCGGGCCGTAAGACCGATGTGAAGGATGCAGAGTGGATCGCCGGATTACTCCGCCATGGGCTGCTGCAAGCCAGTTACATCCCTAACCGTGAACAACGGGAGTTGAGGGAACTCATTCGTTACCGCCGGAGCCTAATTGAAGAGCGAGCCAGGGAAGTAAACCGGATTCAAAAGGTACTTGAAGGCGCCAATATTAAATTGTCCTCAGTAGCCAGTGACACGCTTGGCAAGTCCGGGCGGGCGATACTGGAGGCAATGATCGATGGAGAGAAGAATCCGGAGGTATTGTCCGAGTTGGCCAAGGGTCGGATGAAGACGAAGAAGCCAGAACTACAAAAGGCGCTGAACGGGCTGATGGGGGAACACCAACGAATGATGTTAGCCGCCCAACTGCGCCACATCGATTATCTGGATGAAGAAATTGCCCGGCTCGACGAAGAGGTCAAGAGGCGTATGCTCCCTTTTGAGGAGGACCTGGAGTTAATAGACACAATCCCCGGTGTCGGTCGACGGACAGCGGAGCAGATTCTCGCTGAAATCGGGACGGACATGGCTCAATTTCCGTCTGCGGCCCATCTGTGTTCATGGGCAGGATTGGCTCCAGGGAACAACGAGAGTGCGGGGAAACGAAAGTCGGGGAAAACGCGTAAAGGGAACCAAAAGCTCCGAGCAGCGCTTGTGGAAGCAGCACGTGCGGCGGCGAGAACCAAGAACACATACCTGTCTACACAATATCATCGAATTGCAGCTCGACGAGGAAAAAATCGTGCAGCAGTCGCAGTGGCCCATAGCATCCTAACGATCGTGTATCACATGTTACAACGGCGGCATCCTTATATCGAACTCGGTCCAACATATTACGAGGAACGTAGAAAAGATGCAGTTATAAAACAGGCCATCCGAAAGTTGCAATCACTCGGTATGGAAGTATCCGTAAAACCGGTGGCCT
- a CDS encoding long-chain-fatty-acid--CoA ligase: MAVYPDKIAVIDDDYRYTYRELGQRINRLSHALRGDGIGKGDHVAVILPNIHEMIECFFGIGQLGAVVVPLNYRLNPDDFAYILNHSDAKLLILDAEYAAVIEQIRDRLPGIRQFVLVSRGAASSTLPHIEYEQWLSSASPDDPPAVDIDENQTLTINYTSGTTSRPKGVMLTHRNNYLNAANFLYHLQVIHDDMYLHTLPLFHVNGWGGVWATTGAGATHVCLRKVDPARIISLFNTEKITLLCGAPTVLNMMVNAKEASEVDRSIPRRMAVAGSPPPAAVLKRAHELLALNVIHVYGMTETSPFITYCEWNHHFDSLDDEQKATVRARQGIEQMFSGEVRVVSQEDPTWDVRWDGQEIGEIVTRGNAVMAGYYKQPEETAKTIIDGWLHTGDLAVVHPDGYIEILDRQKDIIISGGENISSTEVEGVIYQHPAILEAAVIAVPDEKWGEVPKALVVVKPGFSLTELELIKYCRERLAHFKAPKSVEFVESLPRTATGKLQKFKLREAYWKGVRKRVQ; encoded by the coding sequence ATGGCAGTCTATCCGGATAAGATTGCGGTGATTGATGATGATTATCGTTACACCTATCGTGAACTGGGGCAAAGAATCAACCGGCTGTCTCATGCTCTTCGTGGGGACGGAATTGGTAAGGGTGATCATGTAGCTGTCATATTACCCAATATTCACGAGATGATCGAATGTTTTTTTGGGATTGGCCAATTGGGAGCCGTGGTGGTTCCTCTGAATTACCGATTAAACCCGGATGATTTCGCGTATATTCTCAACCACAGTGATGCCAAACTACTGATTCTGGATGCTGAATATGCGGCGGTAATCGAACAGATTCGAGATCGGCTCCCAGGAATTCGACAATTCGTCCTGGTCTCGCGGGGAGCCGCATCGAGCACACTTCCTCATATCGAGTATGAACAATGGTTGTCTTCGGCTTCGCCCGACGACCCTCCGGCTGTCGATATTGATGAAAACCAAACGCTGACGATTAATTACACCAGTGGGACCACGTCCAGGCCCAAGGGGGTCATGTTGACTCACCGCAATAATTACTTGAATGCGGCGAATTTCTTGTATCACTTGCAGGTCATTCACGATGACATGTATCTGCACACATTACCGCTTTTTCATGTAAATGGTTGGGGAGGCGTATGGGCCACCACGGGTGCAGGGGCTACCCACGTATGCTTGCGCAAAGTTGACCCCGCCCGAATCATCTCTCTGTTCAACACTGAAAAGATCACTCTGTTGTGCGGAGCCCCAACGGTTCTGAACATGATGGTGAACGCCAAAGAGGCATCCGAGGTGGATCGTTCCATTCCGCGACGAATGGCGGTTGCCGGCTCCCCGCCGCCCGCGGCGGTTCTGAAAAGGGCGCATGAACTCCTCGCCCTGAATGTGATCCACGTCTACGGAATGACAGAAACATCCCCTTTTATTACCTATTGCGAATGGAATCATCACTTCGATTCCCTGGACGATGAACAGAAGGCGACGGTGCGGGCGCGCCAGGGAATTGAACAGATGTTCAGTGGAGAAGTTCGAGTGGTCTCCCAGGAAGATCCGACCTGGGATGTGCGCTGGGATGGGCAGGAAATTGGAGAAATCGTCACCCGGGGAAATGCCGTGATGGCCGGGTATTATAAACAGCCCGAAGAAACGGCCAAAACGATTATAGATGGCTGGCTGCATACAGGAGACCTGGCCGTGGTGCATCCGGACGGCTATATCGAGATCCTCGACCGGCAGAAAGATATCATTATCTCCGGCGGCGAAAATATCTCATCCACTGAGGTGGAGGGAGTGATTTACCAGCATCCGGCAATTCTTGAAGCGGCGGTCATTGCGGTGCCGGACGAGAAATGGGGGGAAGTGCCCAAGGCTCTGGTGGTGGTAAAACCGGGTTTCTCGCTCACGGAATTGGAACTCATCAAGTATTGCCGAGAACGCCTGGCGCACTTCAAGGCGCCGAAATCTGTAGAGTTCGTGGAGTCTTTGCCACGAACCGCAACAGGGAAATTGCAAAAATTCAAATTAAGGGAAGCGTACTGGAAAGGTGTCCGAAAGCGGGTCCAATAA
- the exaC gene encoding acetaldehyde dehydrogenase ExaC has product MIYEQPGRRGSKVSFQSRYGNYIGGKWVPPVKGSYFVNVSPVNGQPFCEVARSTADDIELALDAAHAAKEGWGRTSVAERANILNRIADEMEVNLEKLAVAEVWDNGKPIREALAADIPLAIDHFRYFAGVIRAQEGGISEIDADTVAYHYHEPLGVVGQIIPWNFPILMAAWKLAPALAAGNCVVLKPAEQTPASIMILLEVVGDIIPPGVVNVVNGFGVEAGKPLAQNRRVNKVAFTGETTTGRLIMQYASENIIPVTLELGGKSPNIFFEDVMAQEDEFVDKALEGFTMFALNQGEVCTCPSRALIQKSIYDEFLERAVERTRAIKQGNPLDTETMIGAQASTDQMEKILSYIDLGKREGAELLLGGERNELPGELAAGYYIQPTIFAGHNKMRIFQEEIFGPVLSVTSFENANHALEIANDTLYGLGAAVWTRDINRAYRMGRGIQAGRVWVNNYHAYPAHAAFGRYKQSGIGRETHKMMLEHYQQTKNLLISYSTKPLGFF; this is encoded by the coding sequence ATGATTTACGAGCAACCGGGTCGTCGCGGAAGCAAGGTCAGTTTCCAAAGTCGTTATGGCAACTATATTGGGGGCAAGTGGGTGCCGCCGGTCAAAGGCAGTTATTTTGTGAACGTTTCGCCTGTGAACGGTCAGCCCTTTTGCGAAGTCGCCCGCTCGACTGCGGACGATATTGAATTGGCCCTGGACGCCGCCCACGCGGCGAAAGAGGGCTGGGGTCGAACCTCCGTCGCGGAGAGGGCCAATATCCTGAACCGAATCGCCGATGAGATGGAAGTGAACTTGGAGAAGTTGGCAGTGGCGGAGGTGTGGGACAACGGAAAACCGATCCGGGAAGCTCTGGCTGCCGACATCCCCTTGGCGATCGACCATTTTCGCTATTTTGCAGGGGTGATCCGAGCCCAAGAGGGGGGCATCAGCGAAATCGACGCGGATACCGTGGCCTACCATTATCACGAACCCCTGGGTGTGGTCGGCCAGATCATCCCCTGGAACTTTCCCATCCTGATGGCGGCGTGGAAATTGGCACCAGCCCTGGCCGCCGGTAACTGCGTTGTTCTCAAACCGGCGGAGCAGACTCCGGCGAGCATCATGATCCTGCTGGAGGTCGTGGGGGACATCATTCCCCCCGGGGTCGTCAATGTGGTCAATGGGTTCGGGGTGGAGGCCGGCAAACCCCTCGCCCAGAATCGGCGGGTGAATAAAGTCGCGTTTACCGGCGAGACCACGACGGGTCGCCTGATCATGCAATATGCGTCGGAGAACATCATCCCCGTGACGCTGGAATTAGGTGGAAAATCGCCAAACATCTTCTTTGAGGATGTGATGGCCCAAGAAGATGAGTTTGTCGATAAAGCGTTGGAAGGGTTCACGATGTTTGCCCTCAACCAGGGCGAGGTGTGCACCTGCCCGTCCCGGGCGCTGATCCAAAAGAGCATCTACGACGAATTCCTGGAAAGGGCCGTGGAGCGCACCCGGGCGATTAAACAAGGCAATCCCTTGGATACCGAAACGATGATCGGGGCTCAGGCGTCGACTGACCAGATGGAGAAAATCCTTTCGTATATCGACCTCGGGAAACGGGAGGGCGCCGAACTGCTGCTGGGCGGAGAGCGCAACGAACTCCCGGGGGAGTTGGCGGCAGGGTATTATATCCAGCCGACGATTTTTGCCGGTCACAACAAAATGCGGATCTTTCAGGAGGAGATTTTTGGGCCGGTGTTGTCGGTCACATCCTTTGAGAACGCGAATCACGCGCTGGAGATCGCCAACGACACCCTGTACGGTCTGGGGGCGGCGGTTTGGACCCGGGATATCAACAGGGCGTATCGGATGGGCCGGGGGATTCAAGCGGGTCGGGTTTGGGTGAACAATTACCACGCCTACCCCGCCCATGCGGCGTTCGGCCGGTACAAGCAGTCGGGGATCGGCCGGGAAACCCACAAAATGATGCTGGAGCACTATCAACAGACGAAAAATTTGCTGATCAGCTACAGCACGAAGCCGTTGGGCTTTTTCTGA
- a CDS encoding DUF779 domain-containing protein: MDTRKVIATEAALQLIEKLRSLHGPLMFHQSGGCCDGSAPMCYPQGEFKVGSQDVQLGEIGGCPFYMSRSQYEYWRHTQLIIDAVPGRGSGFSLESPEGMRFLTRSRPFTDEEMEEIDRAEG, encoded by the coding sequence GTGGATACGCGGAAGGTGATAGCCACGGAGGCGGCGTTGCAGTTGATTGAGAAACTGAGATCGCTGCACGGGCCCCTGATGTTTCATCAATCGGGCGGGTGTTGCGACGGCAGTGCCCCGATGTGTTATCCCCAGGGGGAATTCAAGGTGGGGTCCCAGGACGTGCAGTTGGGCGAGATCGGAGGTTGTCCATTTTATATGAGCCGATCCCAGTACGAATACTGGCGGCACACCCAACTGATCATCGATGCGGTGCCGGGGCGGGGGAGTGGATTTTCCCTGGAAAGTCCTGAGGGGATGAGGTTTTTGACCCGTTCCCGCCCCTTTACGGATGAAGAAATGGAAGAAATTGATCGTGCTGAAGGTTAA
- a CDS encoding sigma-54-dependent Fis family transcriptional regulator — MYEKRIRARDQFLSESTDEPRARVVISKSWERSRKYRIDPLIRQAPAECYDDQEPCNRQLPRIQRVVAHIVGELQPFFDEKYAVAIADQEGRIVDLFARGRLYEQLCSVHFSPGGLWKEEHTGTNAIGTALAVGESVVINDAEHYCESWQPFSCAGTPVYDLTDHTVAGVIDMTCFAEEFPDNSLLLTNLLAKKVERELNKERQMEKLILENQFLHWTWTLPNDILVCIDSEGRMIRTNVLVEQWNRLLAACGVRRVEWSEMFEHFDKVKPNKWTELPLNMQTDTAPSMMSVNVFPILSDERPIGAVIQIPHSRSHALEQRAQIVLPNSSKLSVSHSPCPPDLPDEETAASLQAPVGESPKWIEIMNRARRVATRDVTVLLCGESGTGKEEIAQYIHSMSDRRNQPFLAYNCSVVTHDLAASELFGYAPGAFTGALRTGKVGLFESANGGTLFLDEISELPVSVQAMLLRVLQEKKVTRIGEYESRPVNVRIIAAANRDLETAIREGKFRLDLYFRLNTVTLYLPPLRERPSDIPLLVGYFLYNMHNGKTGRNGRSITISPETLHYLTAYHWPGNVRELKNTIEYASLFADGGVIGPEHLPEHIRQAGQGTSISQESAHPEKTAKSNESINQMRSDNEEKQRILSVLQSTRYNISKAARVIGVSRGTLYKRLKQYNIEV; from the coding sequence ATGTACGAAAAACGCATTCGAGCCCGGGACCAATTCCTCTCCGAATCCACCGATGAACCGCGGGCACGGGTTGTTATTTCGAAATCATGGGAACGCAGTCGAAAGTATCGTATTGATCCGCTCATTCGCCAGGCGCCGGCAGAATGTTATGACGATCAAGAGCCCTGTAATCGACAGCTTCCGCGGATTCAAAGAGTCGTTGCTCATATCGTGGGGGAGTTACAACCGTTTTTTGATGAGAAATACGCCGTCGCGATAGCAGACCAGGAAGGGAGAATCGTCGATTTATTCGCAAGGGGAAGGCTATACGAACAGCTATGTTCTGTGCACTTTTCTCCGGGAGGACTTTGGAAGGAGGAACACACTGGCACCAATGCCATTGGCACGGCCTTGGCCGTTGGCGAAAGCGTTGTCATTAACGATGCCGAACACTACTGCGAATCTTGGCAACCGTTTTCCTGTGCCGGAACGCCTGTGTATGATCTGACGGATCACACCGTGGCCGGGGTCATCGACATGACGTGTTTTGCCGAGGAGTTTCCCGACAACAGCCTGTTATTGACCAACCTGTTAGCGAAAAAGGTCGAACGTGAGCTCAATAAGGAGCGGCAGATGGAGAAACTCATCCTCGAAAATCAATTCTTGCACTGGACCTGGACGCTTCCCAATGATATCCTCGTTTGTATCGATTCTGAAGGCCGGATGATCCGAACGAATGTTCTCGTAGAACAATGGAACAGGCTCCTCGCTGCTTGCGGAGTGCGTCGCGTGGAATGGAGCGAAATGTTCGAACACTTTGATAAAGTCAAACCCAATAAGTGGACAGAGTTGCCTTTAAATATGCAGACAGACACCGCCCCCTCCATGATGAGTGTCAATGTCTTTCCAATCCTGTCTGACGAACGACCCATTGGAGCCGTGATCCAGATTCCACACTCGCGATCTCATGCGCTGGAACAACGTGCCCAAATCGTGTTGCCGAATTCTAGCAAGTTGTCTGTCTCGCACTCTCCTTGCCCACCTGACTTGCCAGATGAAGAGACGGCGGCGTCTTTGCAAGCGCCTGTGGGTGAATCGCCAAAATGGATCGAAATCATGAATCGGGCCCGGCGTGTGGCAACGCGTGACGTCACCGTTTTGCTTTGCGGGGAGAGCGGCACGGGAAAAGAAGAAATCGCCCAGTATATTCATTCCATGAGCGATCGGCGAAATCAGCCATTTCTCGCCTACAATTGCTCGGTCGTGACCCATGATTTGGCTGCCAGCGAATTGTTCGGATATGCTCCGGGAGCGTTCACCGGAGCTCTTCGGACCGGGAAGGTCGGTCTTTTTGAATCGGCGAACGGTGGCACGCTGTTTTTGGACGAGATTTCCGAACTTCCGGTGTCGGTGCAGGCCATGTTGTTACGCGTCCTGCAAGAAAAGAAAGTCACACGAATCGGGGAATATGAGAGCCGTCCAGTAAACGTCAGGATCATCGCTGCAGCGAATCGCGATCTCGAAACAGCAATTCGGGAGGGAAAGTTTCGCCTAGATCTATACTTCCGCCTGAATACGGTGACTCTGTACCTGCCTCCTCTCCGGGAAAGGCCGAGCGACATCCCCCTGCTCGTGGGGTATTTTCTGTACAATATGCACAATGGCAAGACAGGAAGGAACGGGCGTTCCATCACGATATCACCGGAAACCTTGCACTATTTAACCGCGTATCATTGGCCAGGGAACGTGAGGGAATTAAAAAACACGATCGAATATGCTTCTTTATTCGCCGATGGCGGCGTAATTGGTCCGGAACACCTCCCGGAGCACATTCGACAAGCTGGACAGGGAACATCCATCAGTCAAGAGTCCGCACATCCCGAAAAAACTGCAAAATCAAATGAATCTATAAATCAGATGAGATCGGACAACGAGGAAAAACAACGTATTCTCTCAGTTCTGCAAAGTACGCGATACAACATTTCTAAGGCCGCGAGAGTGATAGGGGTTTCTCGAGGCACACTGTATAAACGCTTGAAACAGTACAATATCGAGGTGTAA
- a CDS encoding polysaccharide deacetylase family protein, translating into MKKRFLPIIRMLVAFLVMTGVSRWAVDLPILAMAASSRVASSSEWTREDLEREAAKLARPPQNARIDRVWKAIPDLNGIEVDVEETWKRVQSGVRGAGGGIPWVIRQVPAEVRLKDLPPAPIYRGNGSKKQMALMVNVSWGEEHVPDLLQVLDRHRVKATFFLDGKWAAEHKDLASAIAKAGHEIGTHGWGHPDLRGKSVGQIRQNLERSRRVIEEASGVRPAFFAPPAGWYDDRVVKQAWGMGMYTIMWTLDTVDWKRPPVHLMVRRIVGHAEPGALVLMHPTPGTPAALEGIIQGLRGKGYDLVTVSNLLSPQRPL; encoded by the coding sequence TTGAAAAAACGTTTTCTCCCGATCATCAGAATGTTGGTTGCCTTTCTTGTCATGACGGGAGTTTCCCGGTGGGCTGTTGATCTCCCGATACTTGCCATGGCAGCTTCAAGTCGTGTTGCCAGTTCATCGGAGTGGACCCGGGAGGACCTGGAACGTGAGGCGGCCAAGCTCGCAAGACCCCCTCAAAATGCCCGCATCGATCGGGTATGGAAAGCGATCCCCGATCTCAACGGCATCGAGGTGGATGTGGAAGAGACGTGGAAGCGGGTGCAGTCCGGGGTTCGGGGGGCCGGGGGAGGAATTCCGTGGGTCATTCGTCAAGTTCCCGCCGAAGTCAGGCTCAAAGACCTTCCTCCGGCGCCGATCTACCGTGGAAATGGCTCAAAAAAGCAGATGGCTCTCATGGTCAATGTTTCCTGGGGCGAAGAACATGTCCCCGACCTGCTTCAGGTGCTCGATCGGCACCGGGTGAAAGCCACCTTCTTTTTGGATGGCAAATGGGCGGCCGAACACAAGGATTTGGCTTCCGCCATTGCCAAAGCCGGCCATGAAATCGGAACCCACGGCTGGGGCCACCCGGATCTAAGGGGAAAATCTGTGGGACAGATCAGGCAGAATTTGGAGCGGAGCCGGAGGGTGATCGAGGAGGCGTCGGGCGTCCGTCCTGCCTTTTTTGCACCACCAGCCGGTTGGTACGACGATCGGGTCGTGAAGCAGGCCTGGGGCATGGGAATGTACACGATTATGTGGACTTTGGACACGGTAGACTGGAAAAGGCCCCCGGTTCATCTGATGGTTCGGCGGATCGTGGGGCATGCCGAACCCGGGGCCCTGGTGTTGATGCATCCCACGCCGGGAACCCCGGCGGCCCTTGAGGGTATCATCCAAGGCCTTCGGGGCAAAGGATATGATCTTGTCACAGTGTCAAACCTCCTCTCACCGCAGCGGCCGCTTTAG
- a CDS encoding M16 family metallopeptidase, whose amino-acid sequence MIDRQQLSNGLTVVVEEIPGIRSISVGIWVGTGSRHETPEINGISHLIEHMLFKGTETRSAKELAEVFDHVGGQVNAFTAKEYTCFYAKVLDLHFRRAMETLADMFFHSRFAPEELAKERKVIVEEIRMYEDTPDELVHDLLASVVWGDHPLGFNILGTEQTLQTFERQNLVDYLSQRYVETNTVITVAGHVRTDEVMAIVEELFGGPWNRRAERVITEPPTFTPERGTRVKQTEQEHFCLAVPGLPVDHEDLHAMILLNNTLGGTMSSRLFQSIREEKGMAYSIYSYHTAYRDTGLLGIYAGMAPEYTGEVVREVRRIFEDVAESGITEGELERGKEQVKGSLMLSLESTTSRMTRLGKNELLLGRHYTLDETLERIDAVTLEDVRRVAQCLRNVPAVAAVGPVPGEELERLFD is encoded by the coding sequence TTGATCGACCGGCAGCAGCTCTCCAACGGATTGACGGTGGTCGTGGAAGAGATTCCCGGCATCCGTTCTATTTCTGTGGGGATTTGGGTCGGGACGGGGTCCCGACATGAAACCCCCGAGATCAACGGGATCTCACACCTTATCGAACATATGTTGTTTAAGGGGACGGAGACAAGATCCGCCAAGGAATTGGCGGAAGTGTTCGATCACGTGGGGGGACAGGTGAACGCTTTTACCGCTAAAGAGTACACCTGTTTTTACGCCAAGGTCCTGGACCTTCATTTCAGGCGGGCCATGGAGACTTTGGCAGATATGTTTTTCCACTCCCGATTTGCCCCCGAGGAATTGGCGAAAGAACGCAAGGTGATCGTCGAAGAAATCCGCATGTACGAGGATACGCCGGACGAACTGGTTCACGATCTCCTGGCCTCGGTAGTATGGGGCGATCACCCGCTGGGGTTCAACATACTGGGAACCGAACAGACATTGCAAACCTTCGAGCGACAAAACCTGGTGGATTATCTGTCCCAGCGATACGTCGAGACCAACACGGTCATCACCGTGGCCGGTCACGTGCGGACCGACGAGGTGATGGCTATTGTTGAGGAGCTGTTCGGGGGCCCGTGGAATCGCCGGGCCGAACGAGTAATCACCGAGCCGCCGACTTTTACGCCCGAGCGGGGCACCCGGGTGAAACAGACCGAACAGGAACACTTCTGTTTGGCCGTACCCGGTCTGCCGGTGGACCACGAGGATTTGCACGCTATGATCTTATTGAACAACACCCTGGGCGGGACGATGAGCTCCCGGTTGTTTCAGTCGATTCGCGAGGAAAAGGGCATGGCTTATTCGATTTATTCCTACCACACGGCGTACCGGGATACGGGGCTCTTGGGAATTTATGCCGGAATGGCGCCCGAATATACCGGGGAGGTCGTTCGGGAAGTACGCCGGATTTTTGAAGACGTCGCCGAATCCGGGATCACGGAGGGAGAACTGGAGCGCGGTAAGGAACAAGTAAAAGGAAGCCTCATGCTCAGCCTGGAGAGTACCACCAGTCGGATGACCCGATTGGGCAAGAATGAACTGCTTCTCGGACGGCACTACACCCTGGACGAGACCCTGGAGCGAATCGATGCAGTGACGTTGGAGGATGTCCGACGGGTGGCGCAATGCTTGCGAAATGTTCCGGCCGTGGCGGCGGTGGGCCCGGTGCCCGGAGAGGAATTGGAAAGGTTGTTCGATTGA
- the dut gene encoding dUTP diphosphatase produces MSRERSEVRTVQLKVKRLEKSGVPPMPVAYQTEGSAGLDLAAAISEPLEINPGEVILIPTGIAVELPGPEFVGLVFARSGLSTREQLGLANGVGVIDSDYRGEIHAPLYNFGKQPRRIEPGQRVAQLVVMPICRVEVAYVTQLGESRRGEGGFGSTGRLIEPEGNVR; encoded by the coding sequence GTGTCTAGGGAAAGAAGCGAGGTGCGGACGGTGCAACTCAAGGTGAAGCGGCTGGAGAAGTCGGGGGTGCCTCCGATGCCCGTGGCGTACCAGACCGAGGGCTCTGCGGGCCTCGATCTGGCTGCGGCCATCTCTGAACCCCTAGAAATCAACCCCGGGGAGGTGATTCTCATTCCCACCGGCATCGCCGTGGAACTGCCGGGGCCGGAGTTTGTCGGCCTGGTGTTTGCCCGCAGCGGTCTCTCGACCCGGGAGCAGTTGGGACTGGCCAATGGGGTTGGCGTTATTGACAGTGACTATCGGGGTGAGATCCACGCGCCTTTGTATAACTTTGGAAAACAGCCGCGTCGGATCGAACCGGGCCAGCGCGTGGCCCAATTGGTGGTCATGCCGATCTGTCGGGTGGAAGTGGCCTACGTGACTCAACTCGGGGAGTCCCGGCGGGGAGAAGGCGGGTTCGGGTCGACGGGGCGCCTGATTGAGCCGGAGGGGAATGTTCGGTGA
- a CDS encoding 5' nucleotidase, NT5C type, which yields MTTLLIDMDSVIVDLMSAWCRRYNADWADNLTPDDILTWEWEKYVKPECGRKIYQYLNEPGMFLHLDPLPHAVDVLERLSKRYEVLIVTSARRSAMAEKDAWVTQHLPFIGRKNLIFAHRKDRVCGDLLFDDAPHNLEAFLRSGRRAVAMDYAYNRHVPCLRVKGWLEFEELVYRLFPESGGEGGGESVGATEGGPCRGGCRSSRHQRGDLGEASGAYGRRDRGR from the coding sequence GTGACGACGCTCCTCATCGATATGGATTCGGTGATTGTCGATTTGATGTCCGCTTGGTGTCGCCGGTATAACGCCGACTGGGCCGATAACCTGACCCCGGACGACATTTTGACCTGGGAATGGGAAAAATACGTAAAACCCGAGTGCGGGCGTAAAATTTATCAATATCTCAACGAACCCGGGATGTTTTTGCATCTCGATCCCCTGCCCCACGCCGTTGACGTATTGGAACGCCTGTCAAAACGGTATGAGGTGCTCATCGTGACCAGCGCCCGGCGCAGTGCCATGGCAGAAAAGGACGCGTGGGTGACCCAACATCTTCCGTTTATTGGGCGGAAAAATCTGATTTTTGCCCACCGGAAAGACCGAGTATGTGGAGACCTGCTGTTCGACGATGCCCCACACAACCTTGAGGCATTCCTGCGGTCGGGCAGGAGGGCGGTGGCAATGGATTACGCGTATAATCGCCACGTCCCCTGTCTCCGGGTCAAGGGCTGGTTGGAATTCGAGGAGCTGGTGTACCGGTTGTTTCCCGAATCGGGAGGTGAAGGAGGAGGCGAGAGTGTCGGAGCGACAGAAGGTGGACCTTGCCGTGGTGGGTGCCGGTCCAGCCGGCATCAGCGCGGGGATTTGGGCGAGGCGAGTGGGGCTTACGGCCGTCGTGATCGAGGCCGCTGA